One genomic window of Candidatus Hydrogenedentota bacterium includes the following:
- a CDS encoding DUF4139 domain-containing protein encodes MNVMKVHCVVAMALLAGGLQAQEPPSLPKLENPLAGVAATESSLADQTGIAVTIYNNDLALVRDTRKIKLLPGEQSLRFMDVAQKVRPETVSLKSLTAPGSLAILEQNYEFDLISPSKLMEKYVGKPVRLVNFNNQIGFTEKDAELLSVNEGPVFKVGEEIYLGMPGQVVLPKIPENLIPKPSLVWLLQNTGTDHEVEVTYLTGGIQWRADYVLTLAKDEKTLDVEGWVTLINQSGAQYRNAQLKVVAGEVNIVQSHEMAMDIAGAGAKMMRAAPAPMREESFAEYHLYTLPRRTTIKENESKQVSLLTATGVSVKKIYEYRGNVAFYSQQIPPQKEEKVGVFLVLRNSEANHLGMPLPAGVMRVYQQDQDGMLQFAGEDNIKHTPKDEDVRLRLGNAFDIVGERVQTDFRQLAPSLTEAAFKIAIRNHKEIPITVDIVEPMAGDWEITEKSQEFVKKDAQTAVFSVPVAKNGETVVTYRVRVKY; translated from the coding sequence ATGAACGTCATGAAAGTCCACTGCGTCGTCGCAATGGCATTGCTGGCGGGGGGGCTCCAGGCCCAGGAACCGCCGTCGTTGCCGAAACTCGAAAATCCGTTGGCGGGCGTGGCCGCGACGGAATCGTCGCTCGCCGATCAAACCGGCATTGCCGTTACGATCTACAACAACGACCTTGCGCTGGTCCGCGACACGCGCAAGATCAAGTTGTTGCCGGGTGAGCAGTCGTTGCGGTTCATGGATGTCGCGCAGAAGGTCCGGCCGGAAACGGTCAGCCTGAAATCGCTTACGGCGCCGGGTTCGCTGGCGATACTCGAACAGAATTATGAATTCGACCTGATCAGCCCGTCGAAATTGATGGAGAAATACGTTGGCAAGCCGGTACGGCTGGTCAATTTCAACAACCAGATTGGGTTCACGGAAAAGGACGCGGAACTCCTGAGCGTGAATGAAGGCCCGGTATTCAAGGTCGGCGAGGAGATCTATCTCGGTATGCCGGGACAGGTCGTGTTACCGAAGATTCCCGAAAACCTGATCCCGAAGCCGTCGCTCGTGTGGCTGCTGCAAAACACGGGAACGGACCACGAGGTCGAGGTGACGTATTTGACCGGTGGCATCCAATGGCGCGCCGACTATGTTCTCACATTGGCGAAGGACGAAAAAACGCTCGATGTCGAGGGGTGGGTCACGCTGATCAACCAGTCGGGCGCGCAATACAGGAACGCGCAATTGAAAGTCGTCGCGGGCGAGGTCAATATTGTTCAATCGCATGAGATGGCCATGGACATAGCGGGTGCCGGCGCCAAGATGATGCGCGCGGCGCCGGCGCCGATGCGCGAGGAATCGTTCGCGGAGTATCACTTGTATACGCTGCCACGGCGGACAACCATCAAGGAAAACGAATCGAAACAGGTCAGCCTGCTGACGGCCACGGGCGTGTCCGTCAAAAAGATATATGAATATCGCGGGAACGTCGCCTTTTACAGTCAGCAGATTCCGCCGCAAAAAGAAGAAAAGGTCGGCGTGTTCCTCGTGCTGCGCAACAGCGAGGCGAATCATCTCGGGATGCCGTTGCCGGCGGGCGTCATGCGCGTGTACCAGCAGGATCAGGACGGCATGCTCCAATTCGCGGGCGAGGACAACATCAAGCACACGCCGAAGGACGAGGACGTCCGGCTGCGTCTCGGCAACGCCTTCGACATCGTCGGCGAACGTGTCCAGACGGATTTTCGGCAACTCGCGCCCTCGCTGACCGAGGCGGCCTTCAAGATTGCGATTCGCAACCACAAAGAGATTCCAATAACGGTGGACATCGTCGAGCCGATGGCCGGCGATTGGGAAATTACCGAAAAATCCCAGGAGTTCGTGAAGAAAGACGCGCAGACTGCGGTGTTTTCAGTGCCGGTCGCGAAGAACGGCGAAACCGTAGTAACATACCGCGTGCGCGTGAAATACTAG
- a CDS encoding ABC transporter permease subunit, producing the protein MPIYTRSYRSYEGEVRRRFRWWVIAVHELRILSKNKAFLGLTALAGLHFLLRVQQVVAFDTLNTPGQTSPIVTLMRQIEMFNVDPGMFFDFIRLQAPAVFLVSILAGAGMICGDFNNNLMEVYFSKPLTWRDYVTGKAMALIIAGLCFTAVPAVFLVILHLLMSPTLETFREMYWIPVSATAFSLVLVLPCALGVLASSAVSRSERYASIAIFMIVFGDLMLGQLMQELMHQRQYALIAFPLAINRIGESLFQQRFQFIPLPWHYAAVYVGAVCLGALAIVCRVVRRAEVAA; encoded by the coding sequence GTGCCGATTTACACACGGAGTTATCGAAGTTACGAGGGCGAGGTGCGGCGTCGTTTCCGCTGGTGGGTTATCGCGGTCCATGAATTACGGATCCTGTCGAAGAACAAGGCGTTTCTCGGCCTGACGGCGCTGGCGGGCCTGCATTTCCTGTTGCGCGTGCAGCAGGTGGTCGCCTTCGACACGCTGAACACCCCCGGCCAGACCAGCCCGATCGTCACCCTCATGCGCCAGATCGAAATGTTCAATGTGGATCCCGGTATGTTCTTCGATTTCATCCGCTTGCAGGCGCCGGCGGTTTTTCTCGTTTCGATACTTGCGGGCGCCGGCATGATCTGTGGCGATTTCAACAACAATCTCATGGAGGTTTACTTCTCGAAACCGCTGACATGGCGCGATTATGTGACGGGTAAAGCGATGGCGCTGATCATCGCGGGACTTTGTTTCACGGCCGTGCCCGCCGTTTTTCTGGTGATCCTGCACCTGTTGATGTCGCCGACGCTGGAAACTTTCCGGGAGATGTACTGGATACCGGTTTCCGCCACGGCATTCTCGCTGGTGCTGGTCTTGCCCTGTGCCTTGGGAGTGCTGGCCAGTTCGGCGGTGTCGCGCAGCGAACGCTATGCCTCGATTGCGATCTTCATGATCGTCTTCGGCGATCTGATGCTCGGCCAGCTGATGCAGGAACTGATGCACCAGCGACAATACGCCCTCATCGCCTTTCCTCTGGCCATCAACCGGATCGGCGAATCGTTGTTCCAGCAGCGGTTCCAATTCATTCCCCTGCCGTGGCACTATGCGGCCGTTTACGTCGGCGCGGTGTGTCTGGGCGCGCTGGCGATCGTCTGCCGGGTCGTGCGCCGTGCGGAGGTGGCCGCATGA
- a CDS encoding right-handed parallel beta-helix repeat-containing protein, translating into MKCLPAIIALSVSLWAAGMATAQESASSAAPSSQTETKPIMLYVATNGDDAWSGTLPEPSSDKSDGPKATLEGARDALRAMRKDPAYAGAPATIQVREGTYSLSQMFSLDFQDSGRFEAPVVYEAYPNEHPVLSGGKTITGWKQEGDCWVASVPEVQTSDWRFNSLWVNGQRRGMARTPNEGFFYTNGRAPATENPATGEKIVRSTTGFRFKKGDVVRWQNIDEALVVVLHAWETSFHHISSIDEEKRIVTFRNAAQWPFENWGPRQRYYVLNTKEGLDAPGEWYLDRQNGLLYYRPMAGEDMATAQVVAPKLRQLVALDGNPATGQYLDNVQFRGLRFEHAAFAIGPEGYGDVQGAVGVPAAIQTRGARFCVFEQCTIAHVDTYGLWLRIGSFGNRVVKNEFMDLGAGGVRVGEQQRSSDQLDVSHNTVDNNFIHSGGHLVRSGVGVWIGQSTFNNVSHNDISDMSNSGITVGWQWGNTEDGVSFHNAIEFNHLHHLGKGEFSNMAGIYILGGSWSSMIRNNVIHDVASYLYGGWGIHNDEGSSSVVIENNLVYNTTSGCFDQYYGNFNRVVNNIFAFGNECQVSLSRVQNVQPILFERNILLMNTGQPFGMNWDGAPIWQDGNCYWDTGGHVMDFGGGTFEEWQMRGRDMYSAVADPLFEDPASGNFRLKPESPALALGFRPFDYTLAGLYGEPEWTSRPGAIQRAPLAISEALEEKAVGEDFESLETDLQPPDMAVYGAEGKASIRVTEETAAGGSKSLKVTDSDGPQEAWQPEFCYIPRLKQGRIVCSFDLRMEPGVSFQFDWRSDQTFRHIGPRVMFNGNGEVSVGDDPKVLTQIPHSEWIHIEVDCALGKEASLPATYTLSIAIPGQETQRFENVPCIYRMFRSIERMWFMSPGTKEGAYYLDNIRFEKQL; encoded by the coding sequence ATGAAGTGTTTACCGGCAATTATTGCACTGTCCGTTTCTTTGTGGGCGGCAGGAATGGCCACGGCCCAAGAATCGGCGTCTTCCGCGGCGCCGTCAAGTCAGACGGAAACCAAGCCCATCATGCTGTATGTGGCCACGAATGGCGACGATGCATGGTCGGGAACCTTGCCGGAACCCAGTTCGGACAAATCGGACGGGCCCAAGGCAACGCTGGAGGGAGCGCGCGACGCCCTGCGCGCGATGCGCAAGGATCCGGCGTATGCGGGGGCGCCTGCCACAATCCAGGTGCGGGAAGGGACGTACTCGCTTTCGCAAATGTTTTCGTTGGACTTTCAGGATTCGGGACGGTTTGAGGCGCCGGTCGTTTACGAGGCATACCCGAACGAACATCCGGTCTTGAGCGGTGGAAAAACCATTACGGGATGGAAACAGGAGGGCGACTGCTGGGTCGCTTCCGTGCCCGAAGTACAGACCAGCGACTGGCGGTTCAACAGCCTGTGGGTGAACGGCCAGCGACGGGGCATGGCGCGCACGCCGAACGAGGGATTCTTTTACACCAATGGCCGGGCCCCCGCCACCGAAAACCCCGCCACGGGTGAAAAGATCGTGCGCAGCACCACGGGGTTCCGTTTTAAAAAGGGTGACGTCGTCCGCTGGCAGAATATTGACGAAGCGCTGGTCGTCGTGTTGCACGCATGGGAAACGTCTTTTCATCACATCAGTAGCATAGATGAAGAAAAACGAATCGTGACCTTCCGCAACGCGGCCCAGTGGCCCTTTGAAAACTGGGGACCCCGGCAACGTTATTATGTGCTCAACACCAAGGAAGGCTTGGACGCTCCCGGCGAATGGTATCTTGATCGCCAAAACGGGCTGTTGTATTACCGGCCGATGGCCGGCGAAGACATGGCCACCGCCCAGGTGGTCGCGCCCAAGTTGCGCCAACTGGTGGCCTTGGACGGAAATCCCGCCACGGGACAATACCTCGACAACGTTCAATTCAGGGGACTTCGATTTGAACACGCGGCGTTTGCCATCGGACCGGAAGGATATGGCGACGTACAGGGCGCCGTGGGCGTGCCGGCGGCGATTCAGACGCGCGGCGCCCGGTTCTGTGTGTTTGAGCAATGCACCATCGCGCATGTGGACACCTACGGACTCTGGTTGCGCATAGGTTCGTTTGGCAACCGCGTCGTGAAAAATGAATTCATGGATTTGGGTGCGGGCGGCGTGCGGGTTGGCGAGCAACAGCGTTCAAGCGACCAACTCGATGTGAGCCATAACACCGTGGACAATAACTTCATCCATTCGGGCGGTCACCTTGTTCGGTCCGGCGTGGGCGTCTGGATCGGCCAAAGCACGTTCAACAATGTGAGCCATAACGACATATCGGACATGTCGAATTCAGGCATTACCGTCGGATGGCAATGGGGCAATACGGAAGACGGGGTGTCTTTCCACAATGCGATCGAATTCAATCATCTACACCACCTCGGCAAGGGCGAATTCAGCAACATGGCCGGCATCTATATATTGGGCGGTTCGTGGAGCAGCATGATTCGCAACAACGTCATTCATGACGTTGCCTCGTATCTGTACGGCGGCTGGGGCATTCACAACGACGAGGGCAGTTCGAGCGTTGTAATCGAAAACAATCTCGTATACAACACGACCAGCGGCTGTTTCGATCAGTATTACGGAAACTTCAACCGTGTCGTCAACAATATCTTCGCATTTGGGAACGAATGCCAAGTTTCGTTGAGCCGGGTGCAAAATGTGCAGCCGATATTGTTCGAGCGCAACATCCTTCTGATGAATACCGGCCAGCCGTTCGGCATGAACTGGGATGGCGCGCCCATCTGGCAGGATGGCAATTGTTACTGGGACACGGGCGGCCATGTCATGGATTTTGGCGGCGGCACTTTTGAGGAATGGCAAATGCGTGGCCGGGACATGTATTCGGCGGTTGCCGATCCGCTCTTTGAGGATCCGGCTTCCGGCAACTTCCGGCTAAAGCCCGAATCGCCCGCGCTGGCATTGGGATTTCGTCCTTTCGATTACACCTTGGCCGGCCTGTATGGCGAACCGGAATGGACCTCCCGGCCCGGCGCCATTCAGCGCGCGCCTTTGGCCATTTCCGAGGCCCTCGAGGAGAAGGCCGTTGGCGAAGACTTCGAATCGTTGGAAACCGATTTGCAGCCGCCGGACATGGCCGTCTATGGGGCTGAAGGCAAAGCCTCAATCCGCGTAACGGAAGAGACGGCCGCGGGCGGATCTAAAAGCCTGAAGGTAACGGACTCCGACGGTCCACAGGAAGCGTGGCAACCGGAATTTTGCTATATTCCTCGTCTCAAGCAGGGCCGTATCGTCTGTTCCTTCGATTTGCGCATGGAACCCGGTGTTTCGTTCCAATTCGACTGGCGTAGCGATCAGACCTTTCGGCATATCGGTCCCCGCGTCATGTTCAACGGAAACGGGGAAGTCAGCGTGGGCGACGATCCGAAGGTCCTGACGCAAATCCCACACAGCGAATGGATCCATATCGAGGTGGACTGTGCGCTTGGCAAGGAAGCATCACTCCCCGCGACCTATACCCTGTCCATTGCGATCCCCGGACAAGAGACACAACGATTCGAAAATGTGCCCTGTATCTATCGCATGTTCCGGTCCATTGAACGCATGTGGTTCATGTCGCCCGGGACAAAAGAAGGCGCATATTACCTCGACAATATCCGCTTCGAAAAACAATTGTAA
- a CDS encoding trimethylamine corrinoid protein 2, whose amino-acid sequence MGQAVQPVPLRAWLGYGKDRLVSNKSAMRFKPMMSIETIPDWEQRIARQDAFWDCAILDRPVVCMAVGKEKPECPWPSEKQYANWRERWMDTGRVVEQAIANARNTEYLGDALPTAWPNLGPELFSSFFGMEMDYTADTSWGIPNLHDWKDADLLVFSKENPYWKKLVEMTDALLDAGKGLYYTGISDMHPGGDAIAAFRDPMQLNMDLLTNPDDVAQLLARVNTAYAGVFDFFHDKLRAADQAITSWPGIVSSRKWYVPSNDFSCMISKEMFDTVFLPGIAEECRHLEASIYHLDGPGALRHLDSLLEIRELNAIQWVFGAGNGIASDWIHVYKRCQAAGKGIQIFASAEEVDFLASNLRPEGVWLGVSVRDREEADAVLKRVAKWT is encoded by the coding sequence GTGGGACAGGCTGTCCAGCCTGTCCCCCTGCGGGCATGGCTTGGCTACGGAAAAGACAGACTGGTCAGCAATAAAAGCGCCATGAGGTTCAAGCCCATGATGAGCATCGAAACAATCCCGGATTGGGAACAACGTATCGCCCGGCAGGACGCGTTTTGGGATTGCGCGATTCTTGATCGTCCCGTGGTGTGCATGGCCGTCGGCAAAGAAAAGCCGGAATGCCCGTGGCCGTCAGAAAAACAATATGCAAACTGGCGTGAACGCTGGATGGACACCGGCCGGGTTGTTGAACAGGCCATTGCCAATGCGCGCAACACGGAGTATCTCGGCGATGCGTTGCCGACCGCGTGGCCGAATCTCGGCCCCGAATTGTTCAGTTCCTTTTTCGGAATGGAGATGGATTACACGGCGGACACTTCGTGGGGCATTCCAAACCTTCACGATTGGAAGGACGCCGATTTGCTAGTTTTCTCGAAAGAAAATCCGTACTGGAAAAAACTGGTCGAAATGACCGACGCGCTGCTCGATGCCGGGAAGGGCCTTTATTACACCGGGATCAGCGACATGCACCCCGGCGGCGACGCCATCGCGGCCTTCCGCGATCCGATGCAACTCAACATGGACTTGTTGACGAACCCGGACGACGTGGCGCAGCTGCTTGCGCGTGTCAACACGGCCTACGCGGGCGTGTTCGACTTCTTTCACGACAAACTCCGCGCGGCGGATCAGGCGATAACCAGTTGGCCCGGCATCGTGTCGTCGCGGAAATGGTACGTGCCGTCCAACGATTTCTCATGTATGATCTCGAAGGAAATGTTCGATACGGTGTTCCTGCCGGGCATTGCCGAGGAATGCCGCCACCTCGAAGCGTCAATCTATCACCTCGACGGTCCCGGCGCGCTGCGCCATCTCGACAGCCTGCTCGAAATCAGGGAACTCAACGCCATCCAGTGGGTCTTCGGCGCGGGCAACGGCATCGCGTCCGACTGGATTCACGTATACAAACGATGCCAAGCCGCCGGAAAGGGCATTCAGATTTTCGCTTCCGCCGAAGAAGTCGATTTCCTCGCATCAAATCTCCGCCCCGAAGGCGTCTGGCTGGGCGTATCCGTCCGTGACCGCGAAGAAGCCGATGCCGTCCTCAAGCGTGTTGCGAAGTGGACGTAA
- a CDS encoding ABC transporter ATP-binding protein, giving the protein MNPVIEAHGLSKWFGEVVAVNNLDLAVEPGVTGLLGPNGAGKSTFIKLALGLYAPSRGTLRVFGEPPRNNFNILRRIGYCPEVDKFYETMTGYEFVYWMNRFRGIRRDIASKRAEEACERVRMTDRMDDLIAEYSKGMRQRIKLAQALAADPELLFLDEPMTGLDPEGREELFALIREMGREGKTIIFSTHILYEVERATNAVVLLYNGCVLAQGDIHQIRGLIDERPHTVTVACAVPHLLARHFVNESATLGMEFDTDGPIPSFTIRTRDPNAFYQRLNEAALEDGIAIDSIQCPDDNLQAVFNYLVH; this is encoded by the coding sequence ATGAATCCCGTCATCGAGGCGCACGGACTCTCGAAATGGTTCGGCGAAGTCGTCGCCGTCAACAACCTCGACCTTGCCGTGGAACCCGGTGTTACGGGACTGCTCGGCCCGAACGGCGCCGGCAAGAGCACCTTCATCAAACTGGCGCTGGGCCTGTACGCGCCGAGTCGCGGCACGCTGCGCGTGTTCGGCGAACCGCCGCGAAACAATTTCAACATCCTGCGCCGCATCGGCTACTGTCCGGAAGTGGACAAATTTTACGAAACCATGACCGGTTACGAATTTGTCTATTGGATGAATCGTTTTCGGGGCATTCGCCGGGACATCGCGTCCAAGCGCGCCGAAGAAGCCTGCGAACGTGTCCGCATGACGGACCGAATGGACGATCTCATCGCCGAGTACAGCAAGGGCATGCGGCAGCGCATCAAACTCGCGCAGGCGCTTGCGGCCGATCCGGAATTACTTTTCCTCGACGAACCCATGACGGGCCTCGATCCGGAGGGCCGCGAGGAACTTTTCGCCCTGATCCGCGAAATGGGCCGCGAGGGCAAAACCATTATCTTTTCAACCCATATCCTTTACGAAGTCGAACGCGCGACGAACGCCGTCGTGTTGTTGTACAACGGCTGCGTGCTGGCGCAGGGCGACATTCATCAAATTCGCGGACTCATTGACGAGCGTCCCCACACCGTTACGGTCGCCTGCGCCGTCCCCCACCTGCTGGCGCGACATTTTGTCAATGAGTCCGCCACACTCGGCATGGAATTCGACACCGACGGCCCCATACCTAGTTTCACCATCCGCACACGCGATCCGAATGCCTTTTACCAGCGGCTCAACGAGGCTGCCCTCGAAGACGGCATTGCCATAGACAGCATTCAATGTCCCGACGACAACCTTCAGGCGGTCTTCAACTACCTCGTGCATTGA